The following proteins come from a genomic window of Erpetoichthys calabaricus chromosome 18, fErpCal1.3, whole genome shotgun sequence:
- the c18h12orf43 gene encoding protein CUSTOS, which translates to MAASRVSKYTERGDPSSGSSSSSSSEDESERLREATWSFKTSDSSAGKNSDDGPTSSGRSCGKRKEAEENTGNELQTTPEFRCHVAKKLGAMLDSCIVVTSNAVKGIPLQRPASDEGFRLFSTSVSEDVKVTSHQQEARRRPAVSSSDSEGELESRLIEAAVSGQDILKHSVIERQRATPNGGDATVSESKEKKKKKKKKKQRQEESGAGIYMCGKEDEGATMEKCYYSTDTFHQRDVTSDRQNPKMKSKKKKLKTVQQEHMDL; encoded by the exons ATGGCGGCGTCTCGTGTGTCGAAGTACACTGAACGTGGTGATCCCAGTAGCGGCTCCAGTAGCAGTTCCAGTAGTGAGGATGAGTCGGAACGGCTACGGGAGGCAACATGGAGCTTTAAAACCAGTGATTCTTCTGCAG GGAAGAATTCAGATGATGGGCCGACTTCATCAGGGCGCAGCTGTGG taaaagaaaggaAGCTGAGGAGAACACAGGTAACGAGCTGCAGACAACTCCAGAATTCCGCTGTCATGTTGCCAAGAAGCTGGGTGCCATGTTAGACAG CTGTATCGTTGTGACAAGTAATGCCGTGAAAGGGATTCCTCTTCAAAGACCTGCCAGTGATGAAG GTTTCCGCTTGTTTTCCACCTCAGTTTCAGAAGATGTCAAGGTTACAAGTCATCAGCAGGAGGCCAGGCGCAGGCCTGCTGTCAGCTCCAG TGATTCTGAAGGTGAATTAGAGAGCAGGCTGATAGAGGCAGCAGTCTCCGGACAGGACATTCTCAAGCACAGTGTCATCGAAAGGCAGAGGGCAACACCTAATGGAGGAGATGCTACAGTATCagaaagcaaggaaaagaaaaaaaagaagaagaaaaagaaacagagacagGAGGAAAGTGGGGCAGGGATTTACATGTGTGGCAAAGAAGATGAAGGGGCCACTATGGAAAAATGCTACTACAGCACAGACACATTTCACCAGAGAGATGTTACAAGTGACAGGCAGaatccaaaaatgaaaagcaagaagAAAAAGCTGAAAACGGTGCAGCAGGAGCACATGGACTTGTGA
- the rab36 gene encoding ras-related protein Rab-36, giving the protein MDSGKLHISVPVSRNRVISKLPKWYTPESCLQFKEDFHGKVKGACQNRHTRSGGLNISKVVVVGDLYVGKTCLINRFCKDVFDRDYKATIGVDFEIERFEIAGVPHTLQIWDTAGQEKFKCIASAYYRGAQVIVTVFDLADIKTLEHTRQWLQDALKENENTSPNIFLVGTKRDLLSPAECERTENDAIRIASEMQAEYWSVSAKTGQNVQEFFFRMAALAFEESMLRELENSSLSTARIGEANVIRIDENAEAPQSKRTAEPGLGCC; this is encoded by the exons TGGTACACGCCAGAGTCTTGCTTACAGTTCAAAGAAGACTTCCACGGCAAAGTGAAGGGAGCGTGTCAAAATCGGCACACTAGGAGTGGGGG gCTCAATATTTCAAAAGTGGTTGTCGTTGGTGATCTTTATGTCGGCAAAACGTGTCTCATTAACAG gttttgtaaagatgtttttgaTCGAGACTACAAGGCCACAATCGGAGTGGATTTTGAAATTGAGAGGTTTGAAATTGCTGGAGTACCACACACCCTCCAAAT ATGGGACACTGCAGGGCAGGAGAAGTTCAAATGCATCGCTTCTGCCTATTATCGAGGAGCACAAG TCATCGTTACAGTATTTGACTTGGCTGACATCAAGACATTGGAGCACACCAG GCAGTGGCTACAAGATGCTCTGAAGGAGAATGAAAACACTTCCCCAAATATCTTCCTGGTGGGCACCAAAAGAGATCTCTTG TCCCCAGCTGAATGTGAAAGAACTGAAAATGATGCCATCAGAATAGCCTCAGAAATGCAGGCCGAATATTGGTCAGTCTCTGCTAAAACAG GGCAAAATGTGCAGGAGTTCTTCTTCAGGATGGCGGCTTTAGCATTTGAAGAATCAATGCTTCGAGAACTGGAAAACTCTAGTCTGTCCACTGCCAGGATTGGGGAGGCCAATGTGATCA GAATTGATGAGAACGCAGAAGCACCACAGTCAAAGAGAACAGCCGAGCCTGGTCTGGGTTGCTGTTAG